A single genomic interval of Aureliella helgolandensis harbors:
- a CDS encoding XrtA system polysaccharide deacetylase gives MSFNFTDAPCMPESDSNDSGIFRKDRPQANPHLQTRRGTIGEHSMQTRYIAIKSVFDQIVGIVLLVPAAPIIAVFWCLVRITSAGPGFYLQTRVGQHGQLFKIVKLRTMRCDAERPGKVQWCVKGDPRITPIGSILRKLHIDELPQLWNVACGEMSLVGPRPERPEITKSLERLIPGYQLRHAVKPGVTGLSQVNLEPDTNINITRCKQILDLRYIACANPWLDARMLFATMLRMIGIRGERAMRLTRLKQTISEGELAAIGYQFDTPEDQLWNPSHDQSQTASTPGTDVQPAVATTSLAFRPPAIERRPSFSVAPPKHLSGSVFTSSSIPNAFTVDVEDYYQVSAFENRVSRKQWDKYESRVEGNTDRLLKLLDQHSVQGTFFILGWVAERYPELVQRIHHAGHEVASHGYWHQLVYDQSPEDFATDLSDSVDAIYNACGVEVSAYRAPSFSITSRSLWALDILVQKGFTVDSSIFPIKGHDRYGMPGAKREIHRLETETGSIIEFPPSAWHLPGLNIPIGGGYFRIFPYSVSRRAMKQVRKTEHPAMFYIHPWEIDPKQPTIAGAGLKTRMRHYTGLHNTHARLDRMLRESSFTTMARVIQRSAPQLVLPSRAPVETTV, from the coding sequence ATGTCGTTTAATTTTACGGATGCACCCTGCATGCCTGAATCGGATTCCAACGATTCCGGTATCTTTCGAAAAGATAGGCCGCAGGCAAACCCGCATCTCCAAACACGTCGCGGCACGATTGGGGAACATTCCATGCAAACGCGCTACATTGCGATTAAATCGGTGTTCGATCAAATCGTCGGCATCGTTCTGCTTGTGCCTGCGGCACCGATCATCGCGGTCTTCTGGTGCTTGGTGAGAATCACCTCGGCCGGCCCAGGCTTCTACCTTCAGACCCGCGTTGGCCAACATGGCCAGTTGTTCAAGATTGTGAAATTGAGAACGATGCGGTGCGACGCAGAACGACCCGGCAAGGTGCAATGGTGTGTCAAAGGCGACCCACGCATTACGCCGATTGGCAGCATCCTGCGAAAGTTGCACATCGACGAGCTTCCGCAATTGTGGAACGTCGCCTGCGGCGAGATGTCGTTGGTGGGTCCGCGCCCCGAACGCCCGGAAATCACCAAGTCGTTGGAGCGTTTGATTCCAGGATACCAATTGCGACATGCGGTTAAACCGGGTGTCACCGGACTTTCGCAAGTCAACCTCGAGCCCGACACCAACATCAACATCACCCGCTGCAAGCAGATTCTCGATCTGCGTTACATCGCCTGTGCCAATCCGTGGCTCGACGCCAGAATGCTGTTTGCAACCATGCTCCGCATGATTGGCATTCGCGGTGAAAGAGCCATGCGTCTCACACGCCTCAAACAAACGATATCCGAAGGTGAATTGGCCGCTATCGGGTACCAGTTCGATACGCCTGAGGATCAGCTGTGGAATCCCTCACATGACCAGTCCCAAACGGCTTCCACTCCCGGCACGGACGTGCAACCCGCTGTAGCCACAACCTCGCTCGCATTTCGTCCACCCGCCATAGAGCGTCGACCAAGTTTTTCGGTGGCTCCCCCCAAGCACCTGAGTGGAAGCGTCTTCACGAGTTCCTCCATTCCCAATGCCTTTACGGTCGATGTCGAAGATTACTACCAAGTGTCGGCCTTCGAGAATCGCGTGAGCCGCAAGCAATGGGACAAATACGAGTCACGAGTCGAGGGCAACACGGATCGATTGTTAAAGTTACTGGATCAACACAGTGTGCAAGGCACTTTTTTCATTCTCGGTTGGGTAGCCGAGCGGTATCCGGAATTGGTGCAACGAATTCATCACGCGGGTCATGAGGTGGCTTCGCACGGATATTGGCATCAGTTGGTTTACGATCAGAGTCCCGAGGATTTTGCGACCGATCTGAGCGATAGTGTGGACGCCATTTACAATGCTTGTGGTGTCGAAGTCTCGGCCTATCGTGCGCCCAGTTTTTCGATCACCAGTCGTTCCCTGTGGGCGCTGGACATTTTGGTCCAGAAGGGCTTTACGGTCGACTCAAGTATTTTCCCGATCAAGGGACACGATCGTTACGGTATGCCGGGTGCCAAACGCGAGATCCATCGGTTGGAAACGGAAACGGGCAGCATCATTGAATTCCCACCGTCGGCTTGGCATCTGCCAGGTTTGAACATTCCGATTGGCGGTGGCTATTTCCGGATCTTCCCTTATTCGGTTTCACGCCGAGCGATGAAGCAGGTCCGCAAGACGGAGCATCCAGCCATGTTCTACATTCACCCTTGGGAAATCGATCCCAAGCAGCCCACCATCGCCGGTGCCGGCCTGAAAACACGCATGCGGCACTATACCGGCTTGCACAACACTCACGCACGGCTTGACCGCATGCTCAGAGAATCGAGCTTCACCACGATGGCGAGGGTTATTCAACGATCTGCCCCTCAATTAGTCTTGCCTTCCCGGGCACCGGTCGAGACCACCGTGTGA
- a CDS encoding lipopolysaccharide biosynthesis protein: MSPLTQVLRNIFFGWAGYAAQIVITLLLTPLVLEKLGETQYGLWTLLISITGYYGLIDIGFRPGLIQYLSRSIGERDDTALMRVASSGFFSLLGIGIVILVVTCAVAYWLPSFVNLTDTSARDVAICALFLGIGVAVQFPFLVFSSTLSAAERFDVANIIGIVSRIAYAALAYSALSFGGGILSLAIAMTVTNVADYVARAVFAKRYVPALAIRRKYIDRQTIKNFLGFGTWTSLGNASERIASYSDMVIIGGMLSAAAIAPYALATSMISHFNRVVWPVATVLFPAATKLDARGNISQLQTIYLTATRLILGLALALAVVASYYAHPFFHIWLKNSATAETIRVASHLITFLTIPAVAVCWQMVGRQIMLARRHHQLLAMLLLPESVLNLILSLSLVQYLGVWGVALGTVISTSIFHLIVHPYFVARAISLPASRIVRETAVRPILLATATCIAFWSQAILIPPPVTWLELFAQATCSVMFVTVLFVLIVLYGSERKIFYPRLFRLLQLRPNL; the protein is encoded by the coding sequence GTGAGCCCTCTTACCCAAGTATTGCGCAACATTTTTTTCGGGTGGGCCGGATATGCTGCGCAGATCGTAATCACCCTACTGCTAACACCGCTGGTGCTTGAGAAACTTGGTGAAACTCAGTACGGACTTTGGACACTGCTAATTAGTATTACGGGCTACTACGGCTTAATAGACATTGGATTTCGTCCGGGCTTAATACAGTATTTATCTCGATCCATTGGAGAGAGAGACGACACAGCACTAATGCGTGTTGCGAGTTCAGGTTTTTTTTCCTTGCTGGGTATTGGCATTGTTATTCTCGTCGTAACGTGTGCTGTAGCTTACTGGCTACCGAGTTTTGTTAATCTCACAGACACATCTGCAAGAGACGTTGCGATATGTGCTTTATTCCTAGGTATAGGAGTGGCCGTACAATTCCCATTTCTCGTGTTTAGCTCCACATTGAGTGCAGCGGAACGATTCGACGTAGCAAACATCATTGGAATCGTGTCTCGAATTGCGTACGCTGCGTTAGCTTATTCCGCACTCTCCTTCGGGGGCGGTATTCTCTCGCTTGCAATTGCGATGACAGTCACGAACGTCGCAGACTATGTCGCTCGAGCCGTCTTCGCAAAGCGATACGTCCCCGCATTGGCTATCCGAAGAAAATATATTGATAGGCAAACGATCAAGAACTTTCTCGGGTTTGGGACTTGGACGAGCTTAGGCAATGCAAGTGAACGGATCGCTAGTTACAGCGACATGGTTATAATTGGTGGAATGCTATCTGCGGCAGCTATTGCACCATACGCACTGGCCACATCGATGATTTCTCATTTCAACCGTGTCGTGTGGCCAGTTGCAACCGTTTTGTTTCCTGCCGCAACAAAATTGGATGCGCGTGGTAATATCTCGCAATTGCAAACAATCTATCTAACTGCAACACGACTAATCCTGGGGCTCGCGCTTGCTTTGGCAGTTGTGGCCTCCTATTACGCTCACCCATTTTTTCACATTTGGCTTAAGAATTCCGCAACTGCTGAGACAATTCGCGTAGCCTCACATCTTATAACATTTTTAACGATTCCCGCAGTTGCAGTTTGCTGGCAGATGGTCGGCCGGCAAATAATGTTGGCTCGCCGACACCACCAGTTATTAGCGATGCTTTTGCTGCCTGAGAGTGTCTTGAATCTAATTCTGAGCCTTAGCCTAGTTCAATATCTGGGAGTATGGGGTGTGGCCCTAGGTACCGTCATCTCTACGTCAATATTTCACCTAATTGTTCATCCCTACTTTGTAGCAAGAGCAATTTCCCTGCCTGCGTCGCGTATTGTTAGGGAAACCGCTGTTCGACCGATACTGTTGGCAACAGCTACATGCATAGCGTTCTGGAGTCAAGCAATTCTGATTCCACCTCCCGTGACGTGGTTAGAGCTATTCGCTCAAGCAACCTGCTCCGTAATGTTTGTGACAGTACTTTTCGTACTGATTGTTCTCTATGGTTCAGAACGCAAAATTTTCTATCCACGTTTGTTCAGACTATTACAACTTAGGCCAAATTTGTAA
- the asnB gene encoding asparagine synthase (glutamine-hydrolyzing) — protein MCGFVGVCSFSEDTRQWLAQLERANSLLSHRGPDDASYFESLKCSFGFRRLKIIDLSDKGRQPFSDARGVHTLVFNGEIYNYLELREELVAKGHHFETASDTEVLLKGLIEWGEDCLNKLNGMFAFCWWDSEKSQLMLARDRFGEKPLFYRRTKNGLIFASEIKGLFPLMETPAEPNQDAIYSYLEHGDLDIAPHTFFENIYSVLPAHRIVANKSGFTEAAYWKLRAYSTHHQRPSEQFRELFLSSLKLRTRSDVPVGTCLSGGLDSSAIVCGLSHLEDNKIISSTSRKTFSACYQQYDERPQIRAVVKQSKSQCFMTTPVPRGVTDLAALIGFHDEPFHSFAAFASYSVMKLASENGVKVVLNGQGADESLAGYGAYVTPYLIDTFFSRGPLQAYRAARGARAVSRSTVRSLLWDSAKLSVRSYLGPKLRDLGITGKPSQSKCYQLTQESFASTATRLQPLNLQRVNSHLKQQLQASLFIAKLPIYLRVEDRNSMANSIESRLPFLDHRLVEFVFTVPPWQFMNDGKNKRLLRDGMADILPSKVLDRKDKFGFPIPQSDWLFSLFRDEVEELLANLSTEMRSILQSDALLPLYREHIAHLHGKRDKGGPSQFWFRVISLELWFRHVELLKSYCYAT, from the coding sequence ATGTGCGGTTTTGTAGGTGTATGCTCATTCTCAGAAGATACGCGTCAATGGCTTGCACAATTGGAGCGAGCTAACTCCCTGCTTTCGCACAGAGGTCCAGATGATGCAAGTTACTTTGAATCACTCAAATGCAGCTTCGGATTCAGGCGTCTAAAGATAATTGACCTTTCAGACAAAGGCAGACAGCCATTTTCAGATGCAAGAGGCGTGCACACTCTCGTCTTCAATGGAGAAATTTATAACTATCTGGAATTACGTGAAGAGCTTGTTGCCAAGGGGCACCATTTTGAAACGGCATCTGACACAGAAGTACTGCTGAAGGGATTGATCGAGTGGGGCGAGGATTGCCTTAACAAGCTAAATGGCATGTTTGCATTTTGTTGGTGGGATAGCGAAAAAAGCCAACTCATGCTTGCGAGAGACAGATTTGGTGAGAAACCACTGTTTTACCGCCGCACCAAGAATGGACTAATTTTCGCAAGCGAGATCAAGGGACTTTTCCCCTTAATGGAGACTCCGGCGGAGCCTAACCAGGACGCGATTTACTCTTATCTTGAGCATGGAGACCTGGACATCGCGCCGCACACATTTTTTGAGAACATCTACTCAGTTTTACCGGCGCACCGAATTGTCGCGAACAAGTCTGGTTTCACAGAGGCAGCTTATTGGAAATTACGGGCGTATTCTACGCACCATCAGCGACCAAGTGAACAGTTTCGTGAATTATTTCTTAGCTCTCTTAAATTGCGAACTCGGAGTGATGTTCCGGTGGGAACCTGCCTATCTGGAGGGCTAGATTCGAGCGCAATTGTCTGTGGATTAAGTCACTTGGAAGACAACAAGATTATTTCAAGTACATCACGGAAGACGTTTTCGGCGTGCTATCAACAGTACGACGAAAGACCTCAGATTCGAGCAGTTGTAAAACAGTCAAAATCTCAATGTTTTATGACAACGCCGGTCCCAAGGGGAGTTACAGATCTGGCTGCATTGATTGGATTTCATGATGAACCGTTTCACAGTTTTGCAGCGTTTGCATCTTACTCGGTAATGAAACTTGCGAGTGAGAATGGAGTTAAGGTTGTTCTAAACGGGCAGGGAGCAGATGAGTCGCTGGCAGGCTATGGCGCCTATGTGACTCCCTACTTGATTGACACATTTTTCAGCAGAGGGCCGTTGCAGGCCTACCGTGCAGCTCGCGGCGCGCGTGCAGTTTCTCGTTCAACAGTACGAAGCCTGTTGTGGGATTCCGCAAAACTCTCGGTACGTTCCTACTTGGGCCCAAAACTTCGGGATCTCGGAATCACGGGCAAACCAAGTCAGAGCAAATGCTACCAACTAACTCAAGAGAGTTTTGCATCCACTGCAACGAGATTGCAGCCCCTCAACCTCCAGCGCGTAAATAGCCATTTGAAGCAGCAACTTCAAGCATCCCTATTCATTGCAAAGCTCCCCATATATCTTCGAGTTGAAGATCGCAACTCGATGGCGAATTCCATAGAAAGTCGATTGCCGTTCCTCGATCATAGATTAGTCGAATTCGTTTTCACCGTCCCTCCTTGGCAATTCATGAATGACGGAAAAAATAAAAGGTTGCTTCGAGATGGAATGGCGGACATACTCCCTAGCAAAGTCCTAGATCGAAAAGACAAGTTCGGATTCCCAATCCCACAAAGTGATTGGCTGTTCAGTCTATTCCGTGATGAAGTTGAAGAACTATTAGCCAACCTATCTACAGAGATGAGGTCTATTCTCCAATCCGATGCCCTGCTTCCATTGTATCGAGAACACATAGCTCACTTACATGGTAAGCGAGACAAAGGCGGACCAAGCCAGTTTTGGTTTCGAGTCATTTCACTCGAACTATGGTTTCGGCATGTCGAATTACTGAAGAGCTACTGCTATGCCACATAG